From a single Hypomesus transpacificus isolate Combined female chromosome 14, fHypTra1, whole genome shotgun sequence genomic region:
- the caprin1b gene encoding caprin-1b isoform X2 has protein sequence MPSAMNGNRTMQSASPEVGSTPGSMGQITLGGQTSGAQTEAMKQVLGVIEKKVRNMEKKKGKLDDYQAKRNKGERLNQDQLEALSKFQEVTNNLEFARELQKSFLTLGQDIQKAVKKAARREQLQREEAEQRRLKSVLELQFLLDRLGEASVRQELRQELRQGGGGASLLADSELSALDEFYKLVGPERDQKTRLTDQYEGASQHLWELLEGKDRTVAGTTYKALKESLDRVLLSGYFNRSQSHQNGVCTKEDPEEEVEQEEEVELPAAAAVESSEAEEQFAHPEAEVVEDYTEPIEVEATEFVNRQFIPDGTYSSSEPEQGDEWTIEVEVAGVMQTVQLAPPHAELETRPLSAAPPSPPADPVVRKRAVQDLMAQMQGPYDFMQDSMLEFDGQPIDPAIVLAQPMKPGQNMDLAQMVCSPVHPDSRLSQPNPVPAQPEPTQVPMVSPTPEAYSTPPPMFQPSHTPDPRPPTDSINPIQASLSSDQPPPSSTLPPTSQTQVFQPVCKSPHTSGINVNAAPFQSMQTVFNLNAPVPPANETEALNQASQYQNNYSQGFSQSQISAEQTEMQSEPLQSGAFHSQDQSLPSSGHQQASQQGPGFGRQPQAFYNSKGMSRGGPRNARGMVNGYRGSSNGFRGGYDGYRPPFANTPNSGYGQAQFSTPRDYSNSNYQRDGYQPNYKRGSGQGPRGVPRGNAQAMRS, from the exons ATGCCCTCAGCAATGAATGGCAACAGGACAATGCAGTCCGCCAGCCCGGAAGTGGGATCTACACCTGGATCGATGGGTCAGATTACCCTTGGGGGGCAGACATCTGGGGCTCAGACAGAAGCCATGAAGCAGGTGCTGGGTGTGATTGAAAAAAAAGTTCgcaacatggagaagaaaaag GGCAAACTGGATGACTATCAGGCCAAGAGGAATAAAGGGGAGCGTCTCAATCAGGACCAGCTG GAGGCCCTGTCTAAATTCCAGGAAGTGACCAATAACTTGGAATTTGCCAGAGAGTTGCAGAAGAGCTTCCTTACTCTGGGACAAGAT ATCCAGAAAGCAGTGAAGAAGGCAGCCAGGAGGgagcagctgcagagagaggaggctgaacAGAGGAGGTTGAAGAGCGTCCTGGAGCTGCAGTTCCTGCTGGACCGCCTGGGAGAGGCGTCTGTGAGGCAGGAGCTGAGGCAGGAGCTGAggcagggcggaggaggggcTTCACTCCTCGCAGACAGCGAACTCTCTGCCCTCGATGAGTTCTACAAACTTGTTGGGCCAGAACGCGACCAAAAAACCAG GTTGACTGACCAGTACGAAGGGGCTTCTCAACACCTTTGGGAGCTGTTGGAGGGAAAGGACAGGACTGTGGCAGGAACAACAT ACAAAGCTCTGAAGGAGAGCTTGGACAGAGTGCTGCTAAGTGGGTACTTTAACCGATCCCAGTCCCACCAGAACGGAGTGTGCACCAAGGAGGAtccggaggaggaggtggaacaggaggaggaggtggagctccCAGCAGCGGCTGCAGTGGAGTCGTCTGAGGCCGAGGAGCAGTTCGCCCATCCAG AGGCTGAAGTGGTAGAGGACTATACGGAGCCCATCGAGGTGGAAGCGACGGAG TTTGTAAACAGACAGTTCATTCCAGACGGCACATACAGCAGCAGCGAGCCGGAGCAGGGAGATGAGTGGACCATAGAAGTAGAG GTGGCAGGTGTGATGCAGACCGTACAGTTAGCCCCTCCCCACGCGGAGCTGGAAACCCGCCCCCTGtccgccgcccccccctcccccccggcgGACCCTGTTGTTAGGAAGCGGGCGGTTCAAGACCTGATGGCCCAGATGCAGGGACCCTACGACTTCATGCAG GATTCCATGCTCGAGTTTGACGGACAGCCGATCGACCCAGCCATCGTGTTAGCTCAGCCGATGAAGCCGGGCCAGAACATGGACCTGGCTCAGATGGTGTGCTCCCCTG TACACCCTGACTCGCGTCTGTCCCAACCCAACCCCGTTCCTGCACAGCCTGAACCCACGCAA GTCCCCATGGTCTCCCCCACGCCTGAGGCctactccacccctccccccatgttCCAGCCCTCACACACGCCAGACCCTCGGCCACCCACAGACTCCATCAACCCCATCCAG GCCTCCCTGTCGTCAGatcagccccctccctcctccacgctcccccccacctctcagaCACAGGTCTTCCAGCCTGTCTGCAAGTCTCCCCACACAAGTGGCATTAACGTCAATGCTGCGCCATTCCAGTCCATGCAGACG GTTTTCAACCTCAACGCCCCCGTCCCACCAGCGAATGAGACGGAAGCATTGAACCAGGCCAGCCAATACCAGAACAACTACAGCCAGGgcttcagccaatcacagataTCTGCAGAGCAGACTGAGATGCAGTCGGAACCACTTCAATCTG GTGCCTTCCACTCGCAGGACCAGTCCCTGCCCAGCTCTGGGCACCAGCAGGCCTCCCAGCAGGGCCCAGGTTTTGGCCGGCAGCCACAGGCCTTCTACAACAGCAAGGGCATGTCCCGCGGCGGGCCCCGCAATGCCCGGGGCATGGTCAACGGCTACAGGGGATCATCAAACGGCTTCAGAG GTGGATATGATGGTTACCGCCCTCCTTTTGCGAACACTCCAAACTCTGGATATGGACAAGCCCAGTTCAGCACACCTCGGGACTATTCCAACAGTAACTACCAGCGG gACGGTTATCAACCGAATTACAAGCGAGGATCGGGCCAAGGACCGAGAGGAGTGCCCAGAGGAAACGCCCAGGCCATGCGATCCTGA
- the caprin1b gene encoding caprin-1b isoform X1 codes for MPSAMNGNRTMQSASPEVGSTPGSMGQITLGGQTSGAQTEAMKQVLGVIEKKVRNMEKKKGKLDDYQAKRNKGERLNQDQLEALSKFQEVTNNLEFARELQKSFLTLGQDIQKAVKKAARREQLQREEAEQRRLKSVLELQFLLDRLGEASVRQELRQELRQGGGGASLLADSELSALDEFYKLVGPERDQKTRLTDQYEGASQHLWELLEGKDRTVAGTTYKALKESLDRVLLSGYFNRSQSHQNGVCTKEDPEEEVEQEEEVELPAAAAVESSEAEEQFAHPEAEVVEDYTEPIEVEATEFVNRQFIPDGTYSSSEPEQGDEWTIEVEVAGVMQTVQLAPPHAELETRPLSAAPPSPPADPVVRKRAVQDLMAQMQGPYDFMQDSMLEFDGQPIDPAIVLAQPMKPGQNMDLAQMVCSPVHPDSRLSQPNPVPAQPEPTQVPMVSPTPEAYSTPPPMFQPSHTPDPRPPTDSINPIQASLSSDQPPPSSTLPPTSQTQVFQPVCKSPHTSGINVNAAPFQSMQTVFNLNAPVPPANETEALNQASQYQNNYSQGFSQSQISAEQTEMQSEPLQSVGAFHSQDQSLPSSGHQQASQQGPGFGRQPQAFYNSKGMSRGGPRNARGMVNGYRGSSNGFRGGYDGYRPPFANTPNSGYGQAQFSTPRDYSNSNYQRDGYQPNYKRGSGQGPRGVPRGNAQAMRS; via the exons ATGCCCTCAGCAATGAATGGCAACAGGACAATGCAGTCCGCCAGCCCGGAAGTGGGATCTACACCTGGATCGATGGGTCAGATTACCCTTGGGGGGCAGACATCTGGGGCTCAGACAGAAGCCATGAAGCAGGTGCTGGGTGTGATTGAAAAAAAAGTTCgcaacatggagaagaaaaag GGCAAACTGGATGACTATCAGGCCAAGAGGAATAAAGGGGAGCGTCTCAATCAGGACCAGCTG GAGGCCCTGTCTAAATTCCAGGAAGTGACCAATAACTTGGAATTTGCCAGAGAGTTGCAGAAGAGCTTCCTTACTCTGGGACAAGAT ATCCAGAAAGCAGTGAAGAAGGCAGCCAGGAGGgagcagctgcagagagaggaggctgaacAGAGGAGGTTGAAGAGCGTCCTGGAGCTGCAGTTCCTGCTGGACCGCCTGGGAGAGGCGTCTGTGAGGCAGGAGCTGAGGCAGGAGCTGAggcagggcggaggaggggcTTCACTCCTCGCAGACAGCGAACTCTCTGCCCTCGATGAGTTCTACAAACTTGTTGGGCCAGAACGCGACCAAAAAACCAG GTTGACTGACCAGTACGAAGGGGCTTCTCAACACCTTTGGGAGCTGTTGGAGGGAAAGGACAGGACTGTGGCAGGAACAACAT ACAAAGCTCTGAAGGAGAGCTTGGACAGAGTGCTGCTAAGTGGGTACTTTAACCGATCCCAGTCCCACCAGAACGGAGTGTGCACCAAGGAGGAtccggaggaggaggtggaacaggaggaggaggtggagctccCAGCAGCGGCTGCAGTGGAGTCGTCTGAGGCCGAGGAGCAGTTCGCCCATCCAG AGGCTGAAGTGGTAGAGGACTATACGGAGCCCATCGAGGTGGAAGCGACGGAG TTTGTAAACAGACAGTTCATTCCAGACGGCACATACAGCAGCAGCGAGCCGGAGCAGGGAGATGAGTGGACCATAGAAGTAGAG GTGGCAGGTGTGATGCAGACCGTACAGTTAGCCCCTCCCCACGCGGAGCTGGAAACCCGCCCCCTGtccgccgcccccccctcccccccggcgGACCCTGTTGTTAGGAAGCGGGCGGTTCAAGACCTGATGGCCCAGATGCAGGGACCCTACGACTTCATGCAG GATTCCATGCTCGAGTTTGACGGACAGCCGATCGACCCAGCCATCGTGTTAGCTCAGCCGATGAAGCCGGGCCAGAACATGGACCTGGCTCAGATGGTGTGCTCCCCTG TACACCCTGACTCGCGTCTGTCCCAACCCAACCCCGTTCCTGCACAGCCTGAACCCACGCAA GTCCCCATGGTCTCCCCCACGCCTGAGGCctactccacccctccccccatgttCCAGCCCTCACACACGCCAGACCCTCGGCCACCCACAGACTCCATCAACCCCATCCAG GCCTCCCTGTCGTCAGatcagccccctccctcctccacgctcccccccacctctcagaCACAGGTCTTCCAGCCTGTCTGCAAGTCTCCCCACACAAGTGGCATTAACGTCAATGCTGCGCCATTCCAGTCCATGCAGACG GTTTTCAACCTCAACGCCCCCGTCCCACCAGCGAATGAGACGGAAGCATTGAACCAGGCCAGCCAATACCAGAACAACTACAGCCAGGgcttcagccaatcacagataTCTGCAGAGCAGACTGAGATGCAGTCGGAACCACTTCAATCTG TAGGTGCCTTCCACTCGCAGGACCAGTCCCTGCCCAGCTCTGGGCACCAGCAGGCCTCCCAGCAGGGCCCAGGTTTTGGCCGGCAGCCACAGGCCTTCTACAACAGCAAGGGCATGTCCCGCGGCGGGCCCCGCAATGCCCGGGGCATGGTCAACGGCTACAGGGGATCATCAAACGGCTTCAGAG GTGGATATGATGGTTACCGCCCTCCTTTTGCGAACACTCCAAACTCTGGATATGGACAAGCCCAGTTCAGCACACCTCGGGACTATTCCAACAGTAACTACCAGCGG gACGGTTATCAACCGAATTACAAGCGAGGATCGGGCCAAGGACCGAGAGGAGTGCCCAGAGGAAACGCCCAGGCCATGCGATCCTGA
- the lmo2 gene encoding rhombotin-2: MSSAIERKTLEANEEPVDEVLQMPPALLSCGGCQQSIGDRFFLKAIEQYWHEDCLSCDLCGCRLGEVGRRLYFKLGRKLCRRDYLRLFGQDGLCASCEKRIRAFEMTMRVRDKVYHLECFKCAACQKHFCVGDRYLLINSDIVCEQDIFEWTKLNSNIV, encoded by the exons ATGTCTTCCGCTATTGAGAGAAAGACGCTCGAGGCCAATGA AGAGCCAGTGGATGAGGTCCTCCAGATGCCCCCAGCTCTGCTGTCATGTGGCGGCTGCCAGCAGAGCATCGGGGACCGCTTCTTCCTGAAGGCCATCGAGCAGTACTGGCACGAAGACTGTCTGAGCTGTGACCTGTGTGGTTGTAGGCTTGGCGAGGTCGGCCGCAGGCTTTACTTCAAACTGGGACGCAAGTTGTGTCGTAGAGACTACCTCAG GCTGTTTGGGCAGGACGGGCTGTGTGCGTCATGCGAGAAGCGGATCCGTGCGTTTGAGATGACTATGCGTGTGAGAGACAAGGTCTACCACCTGGAGTGCTTCAAATGTGCAGCCTGCCAGAAGCACTTTTGTGTAGGTGACCGCTACCTGCTCATCAACTCGGACATTGTCTGTGAACAGGACATTTTTGAGTGGACCAAACTCAATAGCAACATTGTCTGA